In Rutidosis leptorrhynchoides isolate AG116_Rl617_1_P2 chromosome 2, CSIRO_AGI_Rlap_v1, whole genome shotgun sequence, one genomic interval encodes:
- the LOC139893080 gene encoding protein SKIP34, with the protein MCCGGQRLPPSGDDYTSPNAGRSPPRRDLNTAVVEGLRLRLAETEARLQGGRAREAELSKKLIEMKRFVSVMEIIKLYLERRFQAQQHQLTLLISHSSVHK; encoded by the coding sequence ATGTGCTGCGGTGGGCAACGATTACCACCGTCCGGTGACGATTACACGTCACCAAACGCCGGCAGGTCACCACCAAGGCGAGACTTAAACACTGCGGTTGTTGAAGGACTCAGATTGCGGTTAGCGGAAACGGAAGCAAGGCTGCAAGGAGGTAGGGCACGAGAAGCTGAATTGAGTAAAAAACTAATTGAAATGAAAAGATTCGTATCAGTTATGGAAATCATTAAATTGTATCTTGAACGTAGGTTTCAAGCTCAACAACATCAACTTACTCTTCTTATATCTCACTCATCGGTTCATAAATAA